The DNA region AACATTAAAAGGTTCCCTTGCAGGTTCTAGGGCCTTAATAATAGCCGGGTTTGCAACCCCATACCCAACTCTTAATGATGCAAGTCCATATATTTTCGAAAAAGTTCTTAGAACAATTAAATTAGAATAATTTCGTGTTAAGTTAATTGATTGATAGTAATCCTCAGCCACAACGTATTCATAATAGGCTTCATCGAGCACAATCAAGGTTTCTTGCGGGACCTTTTCTAAAAAAGAAACCAATTTACTCTCAGGTATATAAGTACCTGTAGGATTATTCGGACTGCACAGCCAAACGACATTTGTGTTTTCATCAATAGCAGCCAGCATTTGATCCAAATCATGCTCTCCATTTACTAACGGAACTTCTATAATTTCCGCTCCTTCAATAATCGCATTGTGTTTATATTGAGAGAAGGTTGGTATAGCCATCACCGTATTAGCTTCTGAATGAAGAAGTGCCCTGGAAATCATTTGAATAATATTATCCGAGCCGTTTCCAAAAATTAGTTCTTCAGGCTCTACTCCCAGGAATGATGCTACCCCCTCTCTAAGATTTGTGGCATAACCATCTGGATAGATTGCCATGCTTAAAGAAGCCGTTTGAAGTGCTGCATGAGCTTTGTCGGAACAGCCATAAGGGTTTTCATTTGAAGCAAGCTTAACGATTTTATCAAGGTTATAGAGTTTCTTTACTGACTCTGTTGATTTTCCCGGCTGATAAGGAGTCAGTGTTAATAATTGCTTTTTCCATCTCAAATTCTCCACCCCATCCAATAGCATTATTTTTGCGCTTTTACATCTAGATCTGGTCTTAACACTTTAGCTTTATTTAAATATACATGTTTAATTTCCTGCTGTGTTTGTTCTGTATTTACATGAAGCATTACTCTAATACACATTTGTAAAGAATTATCCACAGGCATTTCCCTCATACACATTACCGGCACATAGGTCCATCCGGGAAATTTCCTTAGTGCCCTGGCAGGGAAAGCAGCACTGATATCCTCTGTTGTTGAAATAAATACAGATGCAACAAGCTCTGGTTTAACTTCATTCACTTCGATTAATTTTGCCAAAAGCTCTTCTGTTGCAGAAATGATTGTTTCTTCTGTATTTTGGCTGGCAGTAGTTGCCCCTCTCATCCCTCTAATCATGAAAAGCCCCCCTTATTATTTAAAGCTTTTAAGCTGCTCTAATAGTAATTCGTCGGAAAGCTCCTGAAGTACTGGTTTCCCCAATTGTTCAAGCAGTACAAATCGTATGGACTCACCTACAGTTTTTTTATCTTGCTTCATTCTAGCTATTAATCGTTCATGCGATAAAGCAGAAGGGATCTTTGTATCATAACCAAGTTTTTCAATCCAGTCCGTAAACTCGATTAGATT from Neobacillus sp. FSL H8-0543 includes:
- the hisC gene encoding histidinol-phosphate transaminase, producing the protein MRWKKQLLTLTPYQPGKSTESVKKLYNLDKIVKLASNENPYGCSDKAHAALQTASLSMAIYPDGYATNLREGVASFLGVEPEELIFGNGSDNIIQMISRALLHSEANTVMAIPTFSQYKHNAIIEGAEIIEVPLVNGEHDLDQMLAAIDENTNVVWLCSPNNPTGTYIPESKLVSFLEKVPQETLIVLDEAYYEYVVAEDYYQSINLTRNYSNLIVLRTFSKIYGLASLRVGYGVANPAIIKALEPAREPFNVNSFGQAVALAAIEDQGFIEECKRKNRENLARIYDFCDQNNLEYFPTQTNFILVDFKVDGDKVFQFLLEKGYIVRSGKALGFPTSVRITVGTEEENEGLLKVINEFLVKKETEGLTGK
- the aroH gene encoding chorismate mutase, producing the protein MIRGMRGATTASQNTEETIISATEELLAKLIEVNEVKPELVASVFISTTEDISAAFPARALRKFPGWTYVPVMCMREMPVDNSLQMCIRVMLHVNTEQTQQEIKHVYLNKAKVLRPDLDVKAQK